The Candidatus Nomurabacteria bacterium genome has a window encoding:
- the efp gene encoding elongation factor P: MASFTDQIKKDMYIKIDGSVYLVTDRRYKTQGRQGGLIIFGAKNIETGQLINQTVKAGTKFEEVETSYSEMQYLYVDGESAYFMNTSTYETIPVNLEMIGDYAQYLKEGDKYLVMFYEGKPVNLRKNSTVELKVVESVDAVKGDTANSATKIVTTETGYKVKVPLFIKQGDVLVINTETGEYSGRA, encoded by the coding sequence ATGGCATCATTCACTGATCAGATCAAAAAAGATATGTACATCAAAATAGATGGATCTGTTTACCTTGTGACAGACAGAAGATATAAGACACAAGGAAGGCAGGGAGGATTGATCATTTTTGGGGCAAAAAATATCGAAACAGGACAACTGATCAATCAAACAGTTAAAGCAGGAACTAAGTTCGAGGAGGTAGAGACCTCATATAGTGAAATGCAATACCTTTATGTAGATGGAGAATCCGCATATTTCATGAACACTTCAACATATGAGACGATCCCTGTTAACTTGGAGATGATCGGTGATTACGCACAATATCTAAAGGAAGGCGATAAGTATCTAGTGATGTTCTATGAAGGTAAGCCTGTAAATCTACGAAAGAACTCAACAGTAGAACTAAAGGTTGTAGAAAGCGTAGATGCTGTAAAAGGTGATACTGCAAATTCTGCAACAAAGATTGTGACAACTGAAACCGGATATAAGGTGAAGGTCCCTTTATTCATTAAGCAGGGCGATGTCTTAGTGATCAATACGGAAACAGGTGAGTATTCTGGGAGAGCCTGA
- a CDS encoding pyridoxamine 5'-phosphate oxidase family protein yields the protein MLQEQIKEFLSQHNLMGISTISDDGSLWPAIVYYVYDDELNIYFMSDKNDLHPQNINKRDQVACTIFSSDQPSSGKKAGIQLSGVAEEISMIKSIKWMLKMWQSHIDKGGEPLMDAQDFLGLASDRIYKITPKRIKYFNNGLFEKNFEILDL from the coding sequence ATGCTTCAAGAGCAGATCAAGGAATTCCTTTCACAACACAATCTCATGGGAATAAGCACAATTTCAGATGATGGGTCACTTTGGCCTGCAATTGTCTACTATGTGTATGACGATGAATTAAATATTTACTTTATGAGTGATAAGAACGATCTACATCCTCAAAATATCAATAAAAGAGATCAGGTTGCGTGTACAATATTCTCTTCTGACCAACCAAGTTCAGGAAAAAAGGCTGGTATACAACTATCCGGTGTAGCAGAAGAAATATCTATGATCAAGAGTATCAAGTGGATGTTAAAGATGTGGCAAAGCCATATTGACAAGGGCGGTGAACCTCTGATGGATGCCCAGGATTTTCTAGGCCTTGCTTCTGACAGAATATACAAGATCACCCCTAAAAGGATAAAATACTTCAACAATGGGCTTTTCGAGAAGAATTTCGAGATACTGGATCTATAA
- a CDS encoding IS1595 family transposase, which translates to MKNKYLNRAHISERKFREILKYFAEDETTSKASKYSGVSRNSVNKLFHKIRVRIAELSVASTPELGEFEVDESYFGAKRVRGKRGRGAAGKTPVFGILKRDGKVFVNVVKNCRKEQLMPIIEGKVLEGSTIYSDGWKNYDGLILNGYDHYRVYHSKDEFVRGKAHVNGIESFWSFTKRRLAKFNGLTDEMFNLHLKESEWRWNRRGGIYDILLKEFRKNPL; encoded by the coding sequence ATGAAAAACAAGTATTTGAACAGAGCGCATATTTCTGAACGTAAATTCAGGGAGATCTTGAAGTATTTCGCTGAAGATGAAACAACCTCCAAAGCTTCTAAGTACTCAGGAGTAAGTCGTAATTCTGTAAATAAACTCTTCCATAAAATACGTGTACGAATAGCAGAACTATCTGTCGCCTCAACACCTGAGTTAGGTGAGTTCGAAGTGGATGAATCATACTTCGGAGCTAAAAGAGTTAGAGGTAAGCGTGGTCGTGGTGCAGCTGGCAAAACACCAGTATTCGGTATTCTCAAACGAGACGGGAAAGTGTTTGTAAATGTCGTGAAAAACTGTAGGAAAGAGCAATTAATGCCAATCATCGAAGGTAAAGTATTAGAAGGGTCGACGATATACTCAGATGGTTGGAAAAACTATGACGGATTAATTCTCAATGGGTATGATCACTATCGTGTGTATCATAGTAAAGATGAGTTTGTTAGAGGCAAGGCACATGTAAATGGTATAGAGAGCTTTTGGAGCTTCACTAAAAGGCGTTTAGCGAAGTTTAATGGATTAACAGACGAGATGTTTAACCTTCATTTGAAAGAATCTGAATGGCGATGGAATCGCAGAGGAGGGATTTATGATATACTTTTGAAAGAGTTTAGGAAAAATCCACTCTAA
- the hflB gene encoding ATP-dependent zinc metalloprotease FtsH, translating into MDNNTNTPMRDLVNETQKNKTEPTPNARPSQPQGSGQRGMNPPSDIRKFKHRRRPSNTSLITTVAIAITLLFVWNFLMGIQSKGDEVSLSKIVRQVEDGDYEKIILKDDSVILEYEKDDVLMRRHALLTARTDFYERLDDAGVSINEIQNDFYEPNVALTIGDVISIVLLGAGLALVYMMLKSMQSSGGKIMDFGQSKARLIFGKKTGISFEDVAGIEEVKEELIEVVDFLKNPKKYVAIGARIPKGVLLVGAPGTGKTLLAKAVAGEAGVPFFHTSGSEFEEMLVGAGASRVRDLFTKAKKAAPCIIFIDEIDAVAKKRGTVLHSGAGEQTLNQILVEMDGLESRENVIVLAATNRPDVLDPAILRPGRFDRSVVVEMPEYEGRLAILKVHSKNKKFANNVDLTLLAKKTIGYSGADLENLLNEAAIMAVKEDRKTIEQDDLLEAYLKVKLGRQKRNKRTEEDLKRVAYHEAGHAVVAKLTKGAHPVEKISIVSRGMTGGVTVYVPEEEQTMVKVSQMVARITSAVAGKVAEEVFLEEMTTGASGDIKAATEVARAMVQRYGMSEKLGFVTYGNLEEVAYLGYQYGGDKDYSDSTAETIDQEVKRIIDEAQDNARKILQENSEIVKELVALLLKQEHVEADEFNALFEKVTKK; encoded by the coding sequence ATGGATAATAATACAAATACTCCAATGCGAGACTTGGTAAATGAAACTCAAAAGAATAAAACCGAACCAACACCTAACGCCAGGCCATCACAACCACAAGGTTCAGGTCAGAGAGGAATGAATCCTCCTTCTGATATACGCAAATTCAAACATAGAAGAAGACCTAGCAATACGAGCCTCATAACAACAGTAGCAATTGCTATAACGCTTCTGTTCGTGTGGAACTTCCTAATGGGGATCCAATCAAAAGGTGATGAAGTTTCTCTATCCAAGATCGTACGACAGGTTGAAGATGGAGATTATGAGAAGATCATCCTTAAAGATGATTCTGTGATCTTGGAATACGAGAAAGACGATGTGCTGATGAGAAGGCATGCCTTACTTACTGCACGTACCGATTTTTATGAACGATTGGATGATGCAGGAGTTAGTATCAATGAGATCCAAAATGATTTCTACGAACCAAATGTAGCACTCACGATAGGTGATGTTATATCTATTGTACTGCTAGGTGCTGGATTGGCATTGGTATATATGATGTTGAAAAGTATGCAATCCTCAGGCGGAAAGATCATGGATTTTGGTCAGAGCAAGGCTAGATTGATATTTGGTAAGAAAACAGGGATCTCTTTTGAAGATGTAGCAGGTATCGAGGAAGTTAAGGAAGAGTTAATAGAGGTTGTAGATTTCCTTAAGAATCCGAAAAAATATGTGGCAATTGGAGCAAGGATCCCCAAGGGAGTCCTTTTAGTTGGTGCACCAGGTACTGGTAAGACACTTCTTGCTAAAGCAGTAGCAGGTGAAGCAGGTGTACCATTCTTCCATACATCTGGATCTGAGTTTGAGGAGATGTTGGTGGGTGCAGGAGCATCAAGAGTGCGAGATCTTTTCACAAAAGCAAAGAAAGCTGCTCCATGCATAATCTTTATCGATGAGATCGATGCAGTCGCAAAGAAAAGGGGTACAGTCTTGCACTCAGGAGCAGGGGAGCAGACACTCAATCAGATCTTGGTTGAGATGGATGGGTTAGAAAGTCGTGAGAATGTAATCGTATTAGCTGCGACAAACAGGCCAGATGTCCTTGACCCAGCTATTTTGAGACCAGGTCGATTCGATCGTAGTGTGGTTGTCGAAATGCCCGAGTATGAAGGTCGTCTCGCTATCTTGAAAGTACACTCTAAAAATAAGAAATTTGCCAACAATGTAGACCTGACCTTACTTGCTAAAAAGACCATAGGGTACTCTGGTGCTGACTTGGAAAATCTATTAAATGAGGCAGCGATCATGGCTGTAAAAGAAGATAGGAAAACTATCGAACAGGACGATCTTTTAGAGGCGTATCTTAAGGTCAAGCTAGGGCGACAGAAGCGGAATAAGAGAACCGAAGAAGACCTGAAAAGGGTCGCATATCATGAGGCTGGTCACGCAGTGGTCGCAAAACTAACTAAGGGTGCACATCCCGTAGAGAAGATCTCGATAGTATCAAGAGGTATGACTGGTGGTGTGACCGTTTATGTTCCTGAAGAAGAGCAAACCATGGTCAAGGTAAGTCAGATGGTCGCACGTATCACATCCGCAGTAGCTGGTAAGGTTGCTGAAGAGGTATTTCTTGAAGAGATGACTACTGGTGCATCAGGAGATATCAAAGCCGCAACCGAAGTGGCAAGGGCTATGGTTCAGAGATACGGTATGAGTGAGAAACTAGGTTTTGTCACATACGGTAATCTCGAAGAGGTAGCATATCTAGGCTATCAATATGGTGGAGATAAAGACTACAGCGATTCTACAGCAGAGACGATCGATCAAGAGGTTAAGCGGATCATTGATGAAGCTCAGGATAACGCCAGAAAGATACTTCAGGAGAATAGTGAGATCGTTAAAGAGCTTGTTGCACTACTCCTAAAGCAAGAACATGTTGAAGCTGACGAATTCAATGCACTATTTGAGAAAGTAACCAAGAAGTAG